The Acidobacteriota bacterium nucleotide sequence TGCCGCGACCGCGACCGCGCCTGCGCCAGTCGCGCACCACGGCCATGTCCGTATCAGTGGAATCAAGGATTTTACGGCATGTGGAACAGCTTCGCCACTGTTTTCCTAAGATACTTTTGAAGCTCGCGGCGCAAACGCGGCTGCAGCGCCAGGGCTCCCCAGTAAGTGATGTCGCTTCCAATCATTCTGCTTGACAGTAATCCATCAATTTTATATAGTCCGGCCACGGGTCTAAATTGTAGAAATTGGGTATCAATCGGGAGATTATGCGATGACACTAAAGGCATTTGTGCGCGGTTATTTGTCAGGCCGCAAGATCCTTACGCTTATGGTTCTGGTGTTGCTGGGAGGCAACTGGGCATTGGCGCAGGTTACCACCGGAACGGTCTCTGGCACGGCGACCGACAGCAGCGGCGCGGTGCTGCCCGGCGTCAAGATTGAAGTCATGAGCGAAACCACTGGCTTGACGCGAACCGTTGTGACCAACGCCACGGGACACTACTCAGCTCCGCAGCTCACCGTCGGCGAATATCGAGTCTCGGCCACGCTCGAAGGATTCAAGACTGAGGTGCGCAGCGGCGTGGTGCTTACCATCGGACGCGAAGCGGTGATCGACCTGCAGATGTCCGTCGGCGCAGTGGCGGAGACGGTGGAAGTGACCGGCGAAGCGCCACTCGTGCAGACCACCGAGTCCACGGTCAGCTATATCGTGGACGACCGAACCATTCGCGAGTTGCCGCTCAACGGCCGCGACATGACGCAGCTCATCCTGCTGAACCCCGGCGTTACGATCTCCGTGAACAGCCCGGCCAACTCGGCCTTCAGCGGCTACGGCAAGCGTGTCAGCATCTCCGGCATGAGGGGCGAGGACAACATCTATCTGCTGGACGGCGGATTGATCGGCGACTTCCGCCGCCACATTCCCGCCGGACCTTCCGGTGCGCTACTCGGCATCGAAACCGTGCAGGAATTCCAGGTGCTTACCAGTTCGTTCAGCGCGCAGTACGGACGCGCTCTCGGCGGCGTGTTCAACGCCGTCTCCAAGGGCGGCACCAACGAATTCCACGGCAACGCATATGATTTTCTGCGCAACAGCGCGGTAGACGCCCGCGACTTTTTCGACCGCAAGCGTTTCGCGGACAGCCCGCGACTGCCTCCGTTCCGCCGCAACCAGTTCGGCGCAACTTTTGGCGGACCGGTCCAGCAGGACAAGACCTTCTTCTTTTTGGCCTACGAGAGCACGCGCGAAGTAAAGACGAGCCTGCAGGCCCCTGCCACCATGGACGCCGACTTACGCCGGGGAATTCTCAAGTTGAATGGAAACCCCACGGGAGTGACCGCGCCGATTAATCCGATCATGATCCCTTACATCAATCAGTATCCGCTGCCCAGCCCGCAGGGGCGCGCCTTCGGCGATGGAACGGCTGAGTTTCTGTACGATTACAAGCAGCGCAGCACGGAGCATTTTGGCCAGACGCGCGTGGATTTGCCCAGTCTGACGGCGCAAGACTCGTTCTTCGTCCGCTTCACCGGATCCAGCTCGACGGGCAATGCCCCCAACTCGTTCCCCGGCTTTGAGCAGGTTTCGAGCCTGAAGTCCTGGCTGGCCACGCTGTCCGAGACGCACATCGTCTCGCCGACAACGTTGAATACCTTTCGCTTCCACTTCAATCGGGTCATTCCCCTCGATACCGGCAACGCGCCGGCTCCCGGACCAGGCATCACCTTGACGCCGGGTCAGGAAAACCTCCCGATGGTGAGCCCCACCGGGCTTACTTCTTACGGCGGCGCGGGATTCGATACCGACCCCACCTACATGGTCAGCAATCGCTTTTCGTTTCAGGACGACGTCAACATAACGATAGGTGGGCATTCGCTGCAAGTGGGCGGTATGCTCGAGCGGTTGCAGTTCAACGGCAGCTTCCCGAACCGCAGCTTCGGCGTCTGGGGCTTCACTAACGTGCCGAATTTTCTGGCGGGAGTCGCCAACACCTATCGCGGACCAATCCCCGGCCAGGGAACTTACGAGCGGGGATTCCGCAACTGGGCCTTTGCGCTTTACCTGCAGGATGACTGGCGCGTAACGCCGAAGCTGACCGTGAACCTCGGCGTGCGCTGGGAGCCGCAGACCGTTCCCACCGAAGTCGCCAACCGCATCTCCAACCTTCGTTACATCACGGACAATCAGGGGACTGTCGGTTCGCCGTATTGGAAGAACACGTCGTGGGACGAGTTCGGCCCGCGCGTCGGGTTCGCCTATTCGCCGTTCGATGGCGGCAAGACTTCCATTCGCGGTGGAGCTGGCATGCTCTATGAACCCAACGATCCGAACCTCTACTACACCCAGATGGTACGCAACCCTCCGCTGGGATATGACTTCACCATCGCGGTCCCGGCCAATCTACAGCGCTTCCCGGATGCGCAGGCCCAGATCAACGCGCAGAACACCTCCGGGCCGGGCTATGCAATTCCCTTTGATAACATGCGGAGTCCCCATGCATTGCAGTACAACCTGAACCTCCAGCAACAGTTCGGTGCGGCGAATCTGGTGACGGTGGGATTCGTCGGCAGCCGCGGCATCAATCTTCTGTCGGTGGGCGACATCAACATGCCGCAGGCGGTGTGGGACGGCGTTTCGCTGGCGATGCCCGATGGCGCCACGCTGCGCAATCCAACGTGGTCCTCTGTGGTCTATTACGCCAATGACACCAGCTCCTTCTACAACGGCCTGCTGACGACCTATCAACGGCGATTCTCTGCCGGCCTCCAGGGTCAGGTCTCCTTTACCTGGTCGAAGAACATCTCCGAAACCGATGCCGGACAAACGGCCTCGGCGGTTACCCCCGGCGGCGGACGCATGAAATATCCTCATGATCATTTCGCGCAACGCGGACTGAGCGGCTACGACTTCCGCCGCATCCTCACCTTCAGCTACACCTATGAATTGCCCTTCGGCAAGAATATGGGTGGAGTGCTCGGAAAGGTGCTCTCCGGCTGGCAGACCACCGGCGTGCTGACCATTCGCGATGGACAGGCGCAGTCGGTGCTGGCAACCGTTTCCGCCGCACTCACTCCGCTGGCGGTGACACCCCGCTCGCCAAATGCCAATCCGAATTACAAAGGCGAATTCAATAAGGGCGGGTCCGTCGGCTGCTCGATCAGCAGCACAGGCGTGGTCTACTTGAGCCCGGACACTCCGCCAGCCGGCACGGCGCTGTCACGCACGATCGCCGCAGGCGCGCCATTGGGAACGCCGGAACTGTACTTCGATCCCTGCGCGTATTCCGCTCCGGGCGCACGGCAGCTTGGCAATCTGGCACGCAATACGCTGATCGGCCCTGGCGCAATCGCCTGGAACCCCGCGCTGTCCAAGAAGACATCCATCACGGAACGCACCAGCCTGGAGTTCCGCGCTGAATTCTTCAATATCCTGAACCGACCGAACCTGGGCATCCCCGCCAGCACCGTCTACAACGGCACCGGCGCCGCAGTGGGTACTGCGGGAGTAATCAACGGCACCAGCACCACTTCGCGGCAGATGCAATTTGCTCTGAAGCTGGTTTATTAGCGCGACGTTATTGCAGTGGCAGCCTCTTCGCCCAATTATGGGAAAACTCCATAAGTCGGCGAGGGGGTTGCCGCATACAACCAGCCCAGTTGAAAATGGTTTCGTTACATCTTTTAAGCTGAATATTCCTGCTCTTGAACGCCCCCTTCTGACATATCATAATCATCCGGTGAGTTCCGCGCCGTAAGCCGCCGACCGTTGGCGTGCAAAGGAGTTTATGGGTCCCGCTTCGAAGAATGCCGCGCCAGACCAAGCACCAACCCAAGCCTCGGGAAACCCTGGCGCGGGTCGCCAGACCAAGCTCGTGATGCTCAGCCTGCTGAGCGGCGCGATGATGTTCTCCTTCATGATTCGCCTAGTCCTTGGCGTGGCCGCGCCCAAGCTCAGGCAAATTTACGAAATCGCTCCGAAGGACATGGGCTACCTCCTTTCCGGATGGAACTGGTCCTACACCGGTGCCCTGCCGCTGGCCGGCC carries:
- a CDS encoding TonB-dependent receptor, with amino-acid sequence MTLKAFVRGYLSGRKILTLMVLVLLGGNWALAQVTTGTVSGTATDSSGAVLPGVKIEVMSETTGLTRTVVTNATGHYSAPQLTVGEYRVSATLEGFKTEVRSGVVLTIGREAVIDLQMSVGAVAETVEVTGEAPLVQTTESTVSYIVDDRTIRELPLNGRDMTQLILLNPGVTISVNSPANSAFSGYGKRVSISGMRGEDNIYLLDGGLIGDFRRHIPAGPSGALLGIETVQEFQVLTSSFSAQYGRALGGVFNAVSKGGTNEFHGNAYDFLRNSAVDARDFFDRKRFADSPRLPPFRRNQFGATFGGPVQQDKTFFFLAYESTREVKTSLQAPATMDADLRRGILKLNGNPTGVTAPINPIMIPYINQYPLPSPQGRAFGDGTAEFLYDYKQRSTEHFGQTRVDLPSLTAQDSFFVRFTGSSSTGNAPNSFPGFEQVSSLKSWLATLSETHIVSPTTLNTFRFHFNRVIPLDTGNAPAPGPGITLTPGQENLPMVSPTGLTSYGGAGFDTDPTYMVSNRFSFQDDVNITIGGHSLQVGGMLERLQFNGSFPNRSFGVWGFTNVPNFLAGVANTYRGPIPGQGTYERGFRNWAFALYLQDDWRVTPKLTVNLGVRWEPQTVPTEVANRISNLRYITDNQGTVGSPYWKNTSWDEFGPRVGFAYSPFDGGKTSIRGGAGMLYEPNDPNLYYTQMVRNPPLGYDFTIAVPANLQRFPDAQAQINAQNTSGPGYAIPFDNMRSPHALQYNLNLQQQFGAANLVTVGFVGSRGINLLSVGDINMPQAVWDGVSLAMPDGATLRNPTWSSVVYYANDTSSFYNGLLTTYQRRFSAGLQGQVSFTWSKNISETDAGQTASAVTPGGGRMKYPHDHFAQRGLSGYDFRRILTFSYTYELPFGKNMGGVLGKVLSGWQTTGVLTIRDGQAQSVLATVSAALTPLAVTPRSPNANPNYKGEFNKGGSVGCSISSTGVVYLSPDTPPAGTALSRTIAAGAPLGTPELYFDPCAYSAPGARQLGNLARNTLIGPGAIAWNPALSKKTSITERTSLEFRAEFFNILNRPNLGIPASTVYNGTGAAVGTAGVINGTSTTSRQMQFALKLVY